A single Verrucomicrobiia bacterium DNA region contains:
- a CDS encoding YfbU family protein, with the protein MGQITITLPDQLEMETRYAAERSHATVSDYVRDALRNQLKSGQHLPFWDRALLTRILQIHEAVTKQDSSDTVEALQDGYTISYKTGFQDIRRDEVSESVTDFVRRVLDMHSFLQASADKIGDSELLKRVTFEGFDGNNEHEYLGYTHFLDKRRQWAYVRGMNPCRNSHASMVHIYTRMLEKWEAMLPSLGFEANSLSREQIEVVLDARRHPSNQ; encoded by the coding sequence ATGGGCCAAATTACTATTACCCTCCCCGACCAACTCGAGATGGAGACCCGGTATGCGGCGGAGCGTAGCCATGCAACTGTAAGTGACTATGTAAGAGATGCCCTCCGTAATCAATTGAAATCCGGACAGCATTTACCGTTTTGGGACCGAGCACTATTAACTCGCATTCTTCAGATCCACGAAGCTGTAACTAAGCAAGACAGCTCGGACACAGTTGAAGCTTTACAGGATGGATACACCATATCTTACAAGACGGGCTTTCAAGATATACGACGCGACGAAGTGTCAGAGTCAGTCACTGACTTTGTGCGCCGCGTTTTAGATATGCACAGTTTTCTTCAGGCATCCGCAGATAAGATTGGAGATTCCGAACTTTTGAAGCGAGTCACCTTTGAAGGATTCGACGGCAATAACGAGCACGAGTATTTGGGTTACACCCACTTCCTGGATAAGCGGCGGCAATGGGCTTATGTTCGCGGGATGAATCCTTGTCGTAACTCTCACGCCTCAATGGTGCATATATACACGCGCATGCTTGAAAAGTGGGAAGCAATGCTACCGAGTCTGGGCTTCGAAGCAAATTCGCTGTCTCGAGAACAAATTGAAGTCGTCCTTGATGCACGACGGCATCCATCAAATCAGTAA
- a CDS encoding fibronectin type III domain-containing protein, with amino-acid sequence MSLTRLARAVVSYGVGATLALQGLGVLVPSVTHAASPELRISEINWAGSSSSAADEWIELVNTSLLPIVFTDATPYKLVVGTAPAEVTYDLDSTYGTLLPGQYLVIHRLPLSTSTLRGSGTAEHHFVGTLDLPNAATEYKVYADDGTMTDMVGDAGTGTPFKGTAATATTQVASMSRIDLAGSGSNPANWFTAHTIGRGFDANTLQYGTPYYVNAEVDAPTAVITPAGSVTLPALPQVSGTASAPAVRVEVTFTRVSHDPSPTPFSRQYLAPVVAPDYNYTVTAGPDLQPGRYIVEVQAVDASNNRSAVTRVPNTAGGTEYEYEVLPSVSTVPTPVLNALPAVTNQPSVVVSGTLDTATSYHSLEVLRNNVYYGTFAVSGSTFSFPVILLPNQTNVVKVVGVTTNGDFSVPASATIVHDSVAPNKVDLTKVVLTANNPGSDDSFIGNPGAAEPETTLFVYADSAQTQLIGMVMVGTDGSFPRVNLGDNKYENVYLVLQDAAGNRSAAAVLMNPVTFTPPAGTLNPQVESVQTTQATITWTPVPGVTKYRVVYRTANGTFGAPMDVCGSTGNTNCVFRTTINNLFTDTNYVFAIAAVDQYGNVSPYSEVTFKTKAAEIVGGVGGVPASSTGQTVASTTSRSTDRVVTSRGPVASKATPAPTASPSPSPSASPEAGDVKSESTTSRNWTPWIVLGALVALAVLATAGYFYWFGGSAGEAALASVMAERARREEEETKANKSGASKSKKTGSKDRRW; translated from the coding sequence ATGTCACTCACGCGTCTTGCGCGTGCTGTTGTGTCGTACGGGGTAGGCGCTACTTTGGCCCTTCAAGGCCTTGGCGTGCTTGTTCCATCTGTTACGCATGCAGCATCGCCAGAGCTCCGTATTAGCGAAATCAACTGGGCCGGTTCGTCTTCATCGGCGGCCGACGAGTGGATTGAGCTAGTAAACACGAGCTTGCTTCCGATTGTATTCACCGATGCCACACCATACAAATTGGTAGTTGGTACCGCACCTGCTGAGGTTACTTATGACCTAGACTCCACCTACGGCACACTGTTGCCAGGGCAGTACCTAGTCATTCACCGTTTGCCCTTGTCTACTTCCACCCTTCGTGGTTCCGGTACTGCCGAACACCACTTCGTTGGAACATTGGACCTTCCTAATGCCGCAACCGAATATAAGGTCTATGCCGATGATGGCACCATGACCGATATGGTAGGTGACGCTGGTACTGGTACGCCGTTCAAGGGAACCGCTGCTACAGCAACTACCCAGGTGGCAAGCATGAGTCGCATTGACCTTGCAGGTTCTGGCTCTAACCCAGCCAACTGGTTTACTGCTCATACTATCGGCCGTGGCTTTGATGCCAACACGCTTCAGTACGGTACGCCATACTACGTGAACGCCGAGGTTGATGCGCCAACTGCTGTCATTACCCCTGCGGGCAGTGTTACGTTGCCAGCCCTTCCTCAGGTGTCTGGAACCGCTTCTGCTCCAGCCGTGCGTGTTGAGGTGACCTTTACGCGGGTTAGCCATGACCCAAGCCCAACACCGTTTTCTCGCCAGTACCTTGCCCCTGTCGTTGCTCCTGATTACAACTACACCGTAACTGCGGGTCCAGACCTGCAGCCAGGTCGGTACATCGTAGAAGTTCAGGCAGTTGACGCGAGCAACAACCGTTCTGCGGTTACCCGTGTGCCAAATACTGCAGGTGGCACTGAGTATGAGTACGAAGTGCTCCCAAGTGTCTCAACTGTCCCTACCCCTGTTTTGAATGCGCTGCCTGCTGTAACCAATCAGCCAAGCGTAGTTGTTAGCGGGACATTGGATACTGCAACTTCCTACCACTCCCTAGAAGTGCTCCGCAACAATGTGTACTACGGTACCTTTGCCGTAAGCGGTTCCACTTTTAGCTTCCCAGTGATTCTTCTGCCAAACCAGACGAATGTAGTGAAAGTAGTGGGTGTGACTACCAATGGTGACTTCTCGGTTCCTGCCTCCGCAACCATTGTTCACGATTCAGTTGCCCCTAATAAGGTTGACCTCACTAAGGTTGTTTTGACTGCCAATAACCCAGGTTCCGATGATTCTTTCATTGGTAACCCAGGTGCAGCGGAGCCTGAGACCACACTCTTTGTCTATGCAGACAGCGCCCAGACTCAGCTCATCGGTATGGTTATGGTTGGTACCGACGGTTCATTCCCACGGGTAAACCTAGGTGACAACAAGTACGAGAACGTTTACCTGGTTCTCCAGGATGCTGCAGGCAACCGCAGTGCTGCCGCCGTACTCATGAACCCGGTAACCTTTACTCCTCCTGCAGGAACACTTAACCCGCAGGTAGAGAGCGTCCAGACAACCCAGGCTACAATTACCTGGACCCCTGTTCCTGGCGTAACCAAGTACCGTGTCGTATACCGGACTGCCAACGGGACATTTGGTGCCCCGATGGATGTATGTGGTTCCACAGGGAACACCAACTGCGTATTCCGCACGACTATCAACAACCTCTTTACCGATACGAACTACGTATTCGCTATTGCGGCTGTTGACCAGTACGGAAACGTGAGCCCGTACAGCGAAGTGACTTTCAAGACCAAGGCTGCAGAGATTGTGGGTGGCGTAGGCGGTGTGCCAGCATCTTCAACTGGCCAGACCGTAGCCTCTACCACTTCCCGCAGTACTGACCGTGTTGTGACAAGCCGCGGACCGGTTGCTTCCAAGGCTACTCCTGCACCAACAGCCTCCCCAAGCCCTAGCCCATCCGCATCCCCTGAGGCTGGTGACGTAAAGAGCGAGTCCACAACTTCCCGTAATTGGACCCCATGGATTGTACTTGGCGCCCTTGTAGCACTTGCCGTGCTTGCAACCGCTGGCTACTTCTACTGGTTCGGTGGTTCTGCCGGTGAAGCTGCGCTTGCCTCTGTGATGGCTGAACGTGCCCGTCGTGAGGAGGAAGAAACCAAGGCTAATAAGTCTGGTGCTTCCAAATCCAAGAAGACTGGCAGTAAAGACCGTCGTTGGTAA
- the ruvB gene encoding Holliday junction branch migration DNA helicase RuvB, with the protein MESLLDQEVLSGEETVEQSLRPDSLSAYVGQELIKESLRIAITAAKQRNTPIDHVLLYGPPGLGKTSLAFIIGKEMGTQVRTTSGPAITKAGDIAALLTNLQEGDILFIDEIHRMQRTVEEILYPAMEDRCIDIMLGKGPSARSVRIDLPSFTLVGATTRAGTLSRPLRERFGHIHRLDYYSTDELVSILSRSMQLLGLNVTPKGLAQIAERSRRTPRVANRLLRRVRDFAAVHHLNQVDETVATAALDQLEIDKLGLDRIDRDVLNLIDKQFRGGPVGLETLAAACGEERETLEDIIEPYLLRIGFLERSPRGRVITDAARTHLGLPLPIS; encoded by the coding sequence ATGGAATCATTGCTCGACCAAGAGGTCCTCAGCGGCGAAGAAACCGTTGAGCAATCCCTCCGCCCCGACTCTCTCAGCGCCTATGTGGGCCAAGAACTGATCAAGGAGAGCCTGCGCATAGCCATCACGGCAGCAAAGCAGCGCAACACACCTATTGACCACGTCTTGCTCTACGGCCCCCCAGGCCTTGGTAAAACATCGCTCGCTTTTATTATTGGGAAAGAAATGGGTACCCAGGTCCGCACCACTTCTGGTCCCGCCATTACCAAAGCCGGTGACATTGCAGCACTCCTCACCAACCTTCAAGAAGGTGACATCCTTTTTATCGATGAAATCCACCGTATGCAGCGCACCGTGGAAGAGATCCTCTATCCAGCCATGGAAGACCGCTGTATCGACATCATGCTAGGCAAGGGCCCAAGTGCGAGAAGCGTCCGGATAGACCTACCCTCCTTTACGCTAGTAGGCGCCACCACTCGTGCCGGCACACTCTCCCGCCCACTCCGAGAACGCTTCGGGCACATCCATCGTCTCGACTACTATAGTACCGATGAACTGGTAAGTATTTTAAGCCGGAGCATGCAGCTCCTAGGCCTGAATGTGACCCCCAAAGGACTGGCCCAGATTGCCGAGCGGTCAAGGCGTACGCCACGTGTGGCCAACCGCCTCCTCCGGCGTGTCAGGGACTTTGCCGCCGTGCATCACCTTAACCAGGTTGATGAGACCGTAGCCACTGCCGCCTTGGACCAACTGGAGATTGATAAGCTGGGCCTAGACCGCATCGACCGTGATGTCCTCAACCTTATTGATAAGCAGTTCCGCGGCGGGCCGGTTGGCCTAGAGACCTTGGCAGCAGCGTGCGGCGAAGAACGGGAAACGCTTGAAGACATCATCGAACCCTACCTTCTGCGGATTGGTTTCCTGGAGCGCAGCCCGCGCGGCAGGGTAATTACTGACGCTGCACGCACCCATCTGGGATTACCGCTTCCAATAAGCTAA
- a CDS encoding HIT family protein, translated as MHNFAPTGYVCPICKGVAGVEDESTLIRQSDIVYQDELVMAFITSFFIGKCPGHLVIVPKQHFENLFDMPPGYGDRIYEVSQKMAIAMKEAYGCEGVMTLQNNGPASGQHAFHYHLHLFPRYKDDNLHADMGNKQPTTAEDRLPFAEKMRAALQGAPDTDFLWLSVCGEENDLYGLELFNDSEPVTKWTSYGSQASATAKTLLTLIRDVEPGEKFSSADLRAKVAKRFGDTSISGGIQYAGRLRLINTIRRGKHHRTHIRVVDDSIPALYGGKN; from the coding sequence ATGCATAATTTCGCACCCACAGGGTATGTCTGCCCTATCTGCAAAGGAGTTGCAGGTGTTGAAGACGAATCTACGCTCATCCGCCAAAGCGACATCGTTTACCAAGATGAGCTAGTCATGGCCTTCATCACCTCGTTCTTTATTGGCAAATGCCCCGGACACCTGGTGATAGTGCCCAAGCAGCACTTCGAAAACCTTTTCGACATGCCCCCAGGCTACGGCGACCGCATTTACGAGGTTTCCCAAAAAATGGCTATCGCCATGAAGGAAGCTTACGGCTGCGAGGGCGTTATGACCCTGCAGAACAATGGGCCGGCCTCTGGGCAGCATGCCTTTCACTACCACCTGCACTTGTTCCCCCGGTATAAAGACGACAATCTGCATGCCGACATGGGAAACAAGCAGCCCACCACAGCGGAAGACCGGTTGCCGTTTGCAGAGAAAATGCGGGCCGCCCTCCAAGGCGCTCCTGACACTGATTTCCTCTGGCTTTCTGTCTGCGGGGAAGAAAACGACCTGTACGGCTTGGAGCTGTTCAACGATTCCGAGCCGGTAACCAAGTGGACATCATACGGAAGCCAGGCGAGCGCCACAGCCAAAACTCTCCTCACCCTAATTAGGGATGTGGAGCCAGGTGAGAAGTTCTCTTCCGCTGACCTTCGGGCCAAAGTAGCCAAAAGGTTTGGCGACACTTCCATATCTGGGGGAATCCAGTACGCGGGCCGCCTCAGGCTCATCAACACCATTAGGCGAGGCAAGCACCACAGGACCCATATCCGGGTAGTGGATGACAGTATTCCGGCACTATACGGGGGTAAAAACTAA
- a CDS encoding YdcF family protein encodes MNTQEALHLLLSYLSPAEDPLPADAVIAFGNYHAPVAQKAAQLVLDGLAPLLVCTGGKSTLTEHLVPAPSEAEWFADIAMKLGVPKEKILMEPHASNTGENVQNALHLLQEKGIQPKTLLFVSIPFHLRRVQLTFAKQAPDIRTIPIRVNFAASDRPIISKYSFEERILAELERLHDYPAQGFTVPADIPPQVLEAESILRSSLN; translated from the coding sequence ATGAACACCCAAGAGGCGCTCCACCTCCTTCTCTCCTACCTTTCACCTGCTGAGGACCCGTTGCCCGCAGACGCGGTCATTGCCTTTGGCAATTACCACGCACCCGTGGCTCAAAAGGCAGCTCAATTAGTGCTGGATGGCCTTGCCCCGCTCTTAGTGTGCACTGGCGGTAAAAGCACTCTTACAGAGCACTTGGTCCCGGCGCCGTCGGAGGCAGAATGGTTTGCCGATATCGCCATGAAACTTGGGGTCCCTAAGGAAAAAATACTCATGGAGCCGCACGCCTCCAATACGGGGGAGAACGTACAGAACGCCCTCCATCTTTTGCAGGAAAAGGGTATACAACCCAAAACCCTCCTATTTGTCTCAATCCCCTTTCACCTCCGAAGGGTACAGCTCACTTTTGCCAAACAAGCCCCAGACATCCGCACCATCCCCATCCGTGTAAATTTCGCAGCAAGCGACCGTCCCATCATCTCAAAGTACTCTTTTGAGGAACGGATCCTTGCGGAGCTGGAACGGCTTCACGACTATCCTGCCCAAGGGTTCACTGTTCCCGCGGATATCCCGCCCCAAGTATTGGAAGCGGAAAGTATTCTCCGCTCCTCCCTAAACTAA
- a CDS encoding peptidylprolyl isomerase, with protein sequence MRHSLFHSLTTRARRLYQTLTPSTRDWVARTLKWAVSLFALYVVVGGLMAIPVYRGTENWVTRIAESIFPYPAMSIEGTVIPLSRYRTEVAARQTYANTHSLPNSVEETRQFVIDQLVSRSLYAKELEKSNILITDGDVDQKLNEIYEQVGGKDKLAKYLQQNYGDQASLAQFRLWVKESLVEAAVKKQLLTHVTVRHILVAVPEDANQATVDTARAKALDIKSKIASVDQFGAIAKEYSEDIASKDKGGELGTTARGDVSPVFSEDFEKAAFSIPVGEISTPVRSKYGWHILLVESREGTVDMNAPQLLEKLKSENSVRLFVKAKY encoded by the coding sequence GTGCGTCATTCACTCTTTCATAGCCTAACCACCCGCGCCCGCCGGCTGTACCAAACACTCACTCCCTCAACCAGGGACTGGGTTGCCCGTACTCTCAAGTGGGCAGTTTCCCTCTTTGCTCTCTACGTAGTAGTAGGTGGGCTTATGGCCATCCCCGTTTACCGTGGCACAGAGAACTGGGTTACGCGTATCGCTGAGAGCATCTTCCCGTACCCTGCCATGAGTATTGAAGGAACGGTCATTCCCCTGAGCCGCTACCGCACCGAAGTAGCCGCACGGCAGACCTACGCCAACACTCACAGCCTGCCCAACTCAGTTGAGGAAACGCGACAGTTTGTCATTGACCAGCTGGTTTCCCGTAGCCTGTACGCCAAGGAGCTGGAAAAGAGCAACATCCTCATTACCGATGGTGATGTTGACCAAAAGCTCAACGAAATTTACGAACAGGTTGGCGGCAAAGACAAACTGGCCAAGTACCTCCAGCAGAACTACGGGGACCAGGCCTCCTTGGCCCAGTTCAGGCTCTGGGTAAAAGAATCACTGGTGGAAGCGGCCGTTAAGAAGCAGCTGCTCACCCACGTTACCGTCCGCCATATCCTTGTAGCCGTCCCTGAGGACGCCAACCAGGCCACTGTCGATACCGCCCGCGCCAAAGCGCTGGATATCAAAAGCAAGATTGCTTCCGTCGACCAATTTGGTGCCATTGCCAAAGAGTACTCGGAAGACATTGCCTCCAAAGACAAGGGTGGCGAGCTGGGAACAACTGCCCGCGGCGATGTCTCCCCCGTTTTTTCTGAGGATTTTGAGAAGGCAGCCTTCAGTATTCCAGTGGGGGAAATTTCTACCCCTGTACGGAGTAAATACGGCTGGCACATCCTTCTGGTCGAGTCCCGTGAAGGCACGGTTGATATGAATGCACCGCAACTTTTGGAGAAACTGAAATCTGAAAACAGCGTGCGGTTGTTTGTGAAGGCCAAATACTAG
- a CDS encoding WD40 repeat domain-containing protein codes for MIRVLTILAFAVLATTTFAQQQAAKLLSRFEHFGHISTINTLPANGFAVGDESGEVRTYSIMETPSQWELSQRWITRAQCVSDVTANPSRTFYMTDGESIFTGMNPNTFPYHVLETWNGRTLTKIRAERATAEKDLPATFSPDGSLVLMGRSQYAVGSNPVTFTKVATTNTYVRSAAYTPDGKVLVIAGTYYVDRDHSKEWSSSYMNNHHTDDAIEVVMTVDPKTLKPIRQLWSRPYANERTSIHFPEWRSFTTHNVDEAAINPEGTEVAVLTNQQTTTVKGHKVTDSRQGFLTLYTLDGKVKRQFPFKGEWPEDLRYSPDGKTVWMSYVAPEGGQAVICKMDTRTGKKTVIDFLGARINYCAFSEDCRFVATATANSNLVRIWQLPE; via the coding sequence ATGATTAGAGTTTTAACGATATTGGCTTTCGCCGTTCTCGCCACGACCACCTTTGCCCAACAGCAAGCAGCCAAGCTGCTTTCGCGGTTTGAGCATTTTGGCCACATCAGCACCATCAATACCCTTCCCGCCAACGGCTTTGCCGTAGGCGACGAATCGGGCGAGGTGCGGACGTACTCCATCATGGAGACGCCTTCGCAGTGGGAACTCTCACAGCGCTGGATCACCCGCGCTCAGTGTGTGAGCGACGTTACTGCAAACCCATCGCGCACGTTCTACATGACGGACGGGGAAAGCATCTTTACTGGAATGAATCCCAACACTTTTCCCTATCACGTCCTTGAGACGTGGAACGGGAGAACGCTCACCAAGATACGTGCGGAGCGTGCAACGGCCGAGAAAGACCTTCCGGCTACGTTTTCCCCAGACGGGTCACTCGTCCTCATGGGGAGGAGCCAGTATGCAGTAGGGTCAAACCCAGTCACCTTCACTAAGGTGGCAACCACAAATACGTACGTCCGTTCGGCGGCTTATACCCCAGACGGCAAAGTCCTGGTCATTGCAGGCACGTACTACGTGGATAGGGACCATTCAAAAGAGTGGTCCAGCTCTTACATGAACAATCACCATACTGACGACGCCATAGAGGTAGTCATGACGGTGGACCCCAAGACACTTAAGCCAATCCGGCAGCTCTGGTCCCGGCCTTACGCAAACGAACGGACTAGCATTCACTTTCCTGAGTGGCGCAGCTTCACCACCCATAACGTGGATGAGGCAGCCATTAACCCGGAAGGGACAGAGGTGGCCGTACTCACCAACCAGCAGACCACCACAGTCAAAGGCCATAAGGTCACCGATTCAAGGCAAGGCTTCCTCACGCTCTATACCCTTGACGGCAAGGTAAAACGGCAATTTCCCTTCAAGGGAGAATGGCCTGAAGACCTGCGTTACTCTCCAGACGGCAAAACGGTCTGGATGAGTTACGTGGCACCAGAGGGTGGCCAGGCGGTCATCTGCAAGATGGACACAAGAACCGGGAAGAAGACAGTTATCGACTTCCTGGGCGCCCGCATCAACTACTGTGCGTTCTCGGAAGACTGTCGGTTTGTCGCAACGGCGACAGCTAACAGCAACCTCGTTCGCATCTGGCAATTGCCAGAGTAG
- a CDS encoding LCP family protein, with protein MINPQPVDTPQSPYSSRGETPRPVMFAQPQIPSVGTPVNPVPQKPKKKLRWKRAFGVGFLALIMGGFFYGYSQYNALTANIITDHEGASSEILGYNPDSKKGIDASKFVNPGDGRFNMVIVGMGGENHPGGNLTDSIQVLSIDTINKTNTFTSIPRDLYVNVTGMGRTKINAVYTYGEQKKKGSGALALKEAVGTVLGTKVSNYAVIDFTGIQQIVDALGGIEVNVPKALNDPLYPAEDMVHYSPFSVAAGKQKMDGKTALKYSRSRETTSDFDRSARQQLVIAAIKEKALSLGVLANPVKTANLRDALGTHFKTDLQTDDIRKLLDIYKQIPSDKSGGFVLDTSASLGLLTSATVSPGPGYISYPLLGYDRYEGVHQWHRKNNPDPLITKEGPSVTLYNSGKASQKQLDAYAQLLKDYGYTVTIGTTNEKVSKMKVVAKNPDSKPVSRNYLASITKTSVEKGKVSSSPASDFEIIYVPSSTAASVPKATSTPKPSAKATATPTATPTTTPAPSLDL; from the coding sequence ATGATTAATCCACAACCCGTCGATACGCCACAGTCCCCTTACAGCTCTCGTGGTGAGACGCCTCGTCCGGTTATGTTCGCCCAGCCCCAAATTCCGAGCGTGGGCACGCCGGTCAATCCAGTACCTCAGAAACCGAAAAAGAAACTTCGGTGGAAACGCGCCTTTGGCGTAGGTTTTCTCGCCCTCATCATGGGCGGTTTCTTTTATGGGTACTCCCAGTACAACGCCCTCACGGCCAACATTATTACTGACCACGAAGGCGCAAGCTCCGAAATACTGGGCTATAACCCCGACAGCAAAAAGGGCATAGACGCCAGCAAGTTTGTGAACCCGGGTGACGGCCGCTTTAACATGGTCATTGTGGGTATGGGTGGCGAAAACCATCCCGGCGGCAACCTGACGGACTCCATCCAGGTCCTCTCTATCGATACCATCAACAAAACCAATACGTTTACCTCTATCCCCCGCGACTTGTACGTCAACGTAACGGGAATGGGGCGTACAAAGATCAACGCCGTATATACGTATGGCGAACAAAAGAAAAAGGGAAGCGGCGCCCTCGCCCTCAAGGAGGCGGTAGGCACCGTACTTGGCACCAAAGTTTCCAACTACGCAGTTATCGACTTCACTGGTATCCAGCAAATTGTCGATGCCCTAGGTGGCATTGAAGTGAACGTGCCAAAGGCCCTGAACGACCCGCTCTACCCGGCCGAGGACATGGTGCACTACAGCCCGTTCAGCGTTGCGGCAGGCAAGCAGAAAATGGATGGCAAGACCGCGCTTAAGTACTCCCGCTCCCGTGAGACAACCAGTGACTTTGACCGCTCCGCCCGCCAGCAACTGGTGATTGCCGCCATCAAAGAAAAGGCCCTTTCACTTGGTGTCCTGGCCAACCCTGTCAAAACAGCCAACCTGCGCGATGCGCTTGGCACCCACTTCAAGACCGACCTGCAAACCGATGACATCCGCAAGCTGCTTGATATCTACAAGCAGATCCCTTCTGACAAGTCCGGGGGGTTTGTCCTTGATACCAGCGCCTCCCTTGGCCTCCTTACCTCAGCCACCGTCTCACCAGGCCCGGGCTACATTTCTTATCCTCTCCTTGGTTATGACCGGTACGAAGGCGTGCACCAGTGGCATCGCAAAAACAACCCAGACCCGCTTATTACCAAAGAAGGCCCAAGTGTAACGCTCTACAACAGCGGCAAGGCCAGTCAAAAGCAGCTCGATGCGTATGCCCAGCTCCTTAAGGACTATGGGTACACCGTTACCATTGGCACCACCAATGAGAAGGTAAGCAAGATGAAGGTGGTAGCCAAGAACCCAGACAGCAAGCCGGTCAGCCGCAACTATTTGGCAAGCATCACCAAGACATCAGTGGAGAAGGGCAAGGTCAGCTCTTCACCTGCTTCCGACTTTGAGATTATCTACGTCCCAAGCAGCACCGCCGCTTCCGTGCCCAAGGCCACCAGCACCCCTAAGCCAAGCGCTAAGGCAACTGCTACCCCTACGGCCACCCCGACCACTACTCCGGCTCCTTCACTGGATCTCTAA
- the queA gene encoding tRNA preQ1(34) S-adenosylmethionine ribosyltransferase-isomerase QueA: MPVAITGMLLSDLTFELPEALIAQNPVEPRDAARLLVYNRKDRSITHHHVRDLPSLLPPHTLLVANKSKVRKSRLFATRTDGRTVELLVLSPISKGQYECMVRGKKIKKGETFTLPNGGTATVVRPHEEAAFTTYILDFHQESDITELLLEKHGSTPLPPYITESKAPDKRYQTVFADDLGSAAAPTAGLHFTSELIENLKQQGNEWEEVVLHVGMGTFQPLREENIAANSLHHERTFVTEEAASRITKARQQGHAILAVGTTSCRTLESHASNGLITPGSTNTNLFIYPGYTFQATNLLLTNFHLPKSSLLLLVASLIGADPASGKPLLTPSECIAEIQRIYKTAIADQYRFFSYGDAMLVL; the protein is encoded by the coding sequence ATGCCCGTCGCAATTACCGGCATGTTACTTAGCGACCTCACGTTTGAGCTGCCCGAGGCGCTGATAGCGCAAAACCCAGTCGAGCCCAGGGATGCAGCTCGGCTTTTGGTGTACAACCGCAAGGACCGCTCCATTACCCACCACCATGTCCGCGACCTCCCCTCACTGCTTCCCCCTCACACCCTCCTGGTAGCCAACAAAAGCAAAGTACGGAAAAGCCGGCTCTTTGCCACCCGCACCGATGGGCGAACCGTCGAGCTGTTAGTCCTCTCACCTATTAGTAAGGGCCAATACGAATGCATGGTACGCGGGAAGAAAATAAAGAAGGGAGAGACGTTTACCCTCCCCAATGGCGGCACGGCAACCGTAGTGCGGCCACACGAAGAAGCTGCCTTTACCACGTACATCTTAGACTTCCACCAAGAAAGCGATATTACGGAACTTCTCTTGGAGAAGCATGGCAGCACCCCGCTCCCTCCCTATATCACCGAATCTAAGGCGCCGGATAAACGCTACCAGACAGTCTTTGCCGATGACCTAGGTTCCGCTGCCGCCCCTACCGCCGGGCTGCACTTCACGTCCGAGCTAATCGAAAACCTAAAGCAGCAGGGCAACGAATGGGAAGAGGTAGTCCTCCACGTTGGCATGGGCACCTTCCAACCGCTGCGAGAGGAGAATATCGCCGCCAACTCCCTCCACCACGAACGGACATTTGTTACCGAAGAGGCTGCGAGCCGTATAACCAAAGCAAGGCAGCAGGGACACGCAATACTTGCTGTGGGCACCACCTCTTGCCGCACCTTGGAGAGCCATGCATCAAATGGGTTAATCACCCCAGGGAGCACCAACACTAACCTTTTTATCTATCCGGGCTACACCTTCCAGGCAACCAACCTGCTCCTCACCAACTTCCATCTCCCCAAGTCTTCACTCCTCCTTTTAGTGGCTTCACTCATCGGGGCTGACCCCGCGTCAGGCAAGCCACTTCTCACCCCAAGCGAGTGCATCGCGGAGATCCAACGCATATATAAAACTGCGATTGCAGACCAGTACCGGTTTTTCTCATACGGCGATGCAATGTTGGTCCTTTAA
- a CDS encoding VOC family protein yields MYLHPLLGDHNPLIDRIAHHFSTIGLAGTDLLAIDHLCYRVETLSRYSQLKAQLSATDILVDESEINGRPISIFRLSNPLTHGLYEITALELPAPLESKPYKEGFEHAEFLVPSLKEFKEDYFMVDFDQKDLGKEVNPCLALKIDDIGVKFHEKHILDVVRIQRETGKL; encoded by the coding sequence ATGTACCTTCACCCTTTGCTAGGGGACCACAACCCCCTCATTGACCGTATCGCCCACCACTTTTCCACTATTGGCCTGGCTGGCACAGACTTGCTCGCCATCGACCACCTCTGTTACCGGGTAGAAACCCTCTCGCGGTACAGTCAGCTCAAGGCACAGCTATCTGCCACGGATATCTTGGTAGATGAGTCAGAGATAAACGGAAGGCCAATTTCCATCTTTCGCCTCAGCAATCCCCTTACCCACGGGCTGTACGAGATAACCGCCCTGGAGCTTCCGGCCCCGCTGGAATCAAAACCCTACAAAGAGGGGTTTGAGCATGCAGAGTTCCTGGTTCCCAGCCTGAAGGAATTCAAAGAAGATTACTTCATGGTTGATTTTGACCAAAAGGATCTCGGAAAAGAGGTAAACCCCTGCTTGGCGCTCAAGATTGACGACATCGGGGTCAAATTCCACGAAAAGCACATCTTGGACGTAGTCCGGATCCAACGGGAAACGGGAAAGCTCTAG